One genomic segment of Chitinophaga sancti includes these proteins:
- a CDS encoding SusD/RagB family nutrient-binding outer membrane lipoprotein gives MLNRIIKYCFLFAFVGLIMTGCKKLDSINYDPTKSTTTEPPYLLTGAEKSVMDVLYSTLQNGYIGMHYAQFWSGNTRVADSQYSLDESNNGTLWTTLYAALHNLDLIRTLNTAKGNNPAAQNQNAIAGILKVWIMQMLTDTYVNVPYTQALNVTEYITPVYDDARTIYSQLSDTLTANINALDASQPTFDDADIIFSGDVAKWQTLGHSLMLRLAIRMADRDNAKAQSLIEANYQGAMTSNSDNAEFAYLGADPNRYPMDETNRPIIDFYVSTTLVDYMRSINDPRLNIYARPVDGLTIDTIYGMPYGMSTTDANRPTAASYPGTKIYSADMKAILMTYSEVAFTLAEAAARGYAVNGDAASYYEAGIRASMEYWGVTDGVDEYLATVPYTGGEWKNVIGTQKWLSLYPQGFQAWFERIRLNFTKPDGSDLFIAPVSGSLDQHVTLVPYRLTYPIVESNSNSTNYTAAGSAIGGDNKGTKNWWISY, from the coding sequence ATGCTTAACCGTATCATAAAATATTGTTTCCTGTTTGCTTTCGTGGGGCTGATCATGACCGGATGTAAAAAGCTGGACAGCATCAATTACGATCCAACTAAATCAACAACGACAGAACCTCCATATCTGCTGACTGGCGCAGAGAAAAGTGTGATGGATGTATTGTATAGCACATTACAGAATGGCTATATTGGTATGCACTATGCACAGTTCTGGTCTGGCAATACAAGAGTGGCAGACAGCCAGTATTCACTCGATGAATCCAACAACGGTACACTGTGGACCACGCTGTATGCAGCCTTACACAACCTGGATCTGATCCGTACGCTGAATACTGCGAAGGGCAATAATCCTGCGGCACAGAATCAGAATGCCATTGCAGGTATTCTGAAAGTATGGATCATGCAGATGCTGACAGATACTTATGTGAATGTACCATATACACAGGCATTGAATGTGACTGAATATATCACACCAGTCTATGACGATGCCAGGACCATTTATTCACAGCTCTCAGATACACTGACAGCGAATATCAATGCGCTGGATGCATCACAACCTACCTTCGATGATGCAGACATCATCTTCAGTGGCGATGTCGCCAAATGGCAGACATTAGGCCATTCGCTGATGCTGCGTCTCGCTATTCGTATGGCAGATCGTGATAACGCAAAAGCACAGAGCCTGATAGAAGCTAACTATCAGGGAGCAATGACCAGTAACAGTGACAATGCAGAATTTGCATACCTGGGTGCTGATCCCAACAGGTATCCGATGGATGAAACCAACAGACCAATTATTGACTTCTATGTATCTACCACACTGGTTGATTATATGAGAAGTATCAATGATCCAAGATTGAACATCTATGCAAGACCAGTAGATGGTCTTACAATTGACACCATCTACGGTATGCCTTATGGGATGAGCACCACAGATGCAAATCGTCCTACAGCAGCTTCTTATCCTGGTACCAAGATCTATTCGGCAGATATGAAAGCCATTCTGATGACTTATTCAGAAGTAGCCTTTACACTGGCGGAAGCAGCGGCAAGGGGATATGCAGTGAATGGTGATGCAGCCAGCTATTATGAAGCCGGTATTCGCGCTTCTATGGAGTACTGGGGCGTAACTGACGGTGTGGATGAGTACCTGGCAACAGTGCCTTACACAGGTGGTGAGTGGAAGAACGTAATCGGTACCCAGAAATGGCTGTCACTATACCCACAGGGTTTCCAGGCATGGTTTGAAAGGATCCGCCTGAACTTTACCAAACCTGATGGATCAGATTTATTTATTGCACCGGTTTCCGGCTCACTGGATCAACATGTAACACTGGTACCTTACCGGCTTACTTATCCGATTGTAGAGTCCAACTCCAACAGTACCAATTACACGGCTGCGGGTAGTGCAATTGGTGGAGACAACAAGGGCACCAAGAACTGGTGGATTAGTTACTAA
- a CDS encoding DUF2490 domain-containing protein — protein MRTKICLLALCLLMGGLQLSAQELTQGYSHWYTYFGTAQINQKWAIAYDFQARIRDGISRKGQILNRAGLQYTPGKNASYLLGYSFITTYSDGADQYFPEHRIYQQFIYKNNTHAFNMTHRVRFEERWVGTKTVASKDVQYWKYGHRLRYFNRTQFPIRKEEKATPFYFALQNEFFMNVFNSKINDKFVDQNRFLIAQGYALKPNLKLEAGYMNHFVQPATGNKSMTHILHLAVFHNFAL, from the coding sequence ATGCGCACAAAAATTTGCCTGCTGGCACTATGCCTGCTTATGGGCGGTCTACAACTTTCCGCACAGGAACTTACCCAGGGGTATAGCCACTGGTATACGTATTTCGGTACTGCACAGATAAACCAGAAATGGGCGATTGCATACGATTTTCAGGCGAGGATAAGGGATGGGATCAGTCGTAAGGGTCAGATCCTGAACAGGGCAGGGTTACAGTATACGCCTGGAAAGAATGCAAGCTATCTGCTGGGGTATTCATTTATTACCACCTACAGCGATGGGGCAGATCAATACTTTCCTGAACACCGCATTTACCAACAATTCATTTACAAAAACAACACACACGCTTTCAATATGACGCATCGCGTGCGATTTGAGGAGCGTTGGGTAGGGACTAAAACAGTGGCTTCAAAAGATGTGCAATATTGGAAATATGGGCATCGTCTGCGCTATTTCAACCGTACACAGTTCCCGATAAGGAAGGAAGAAAAAGCGACTCCTTTCTATTTTGCCCTGCAAAACGAATTCTTCATGAATGTATTCAACAGTAAGATCAATGATAAATTCGTAGATCAGAATCGTTTCTTAATAGCGCAAGGCTACGCCTTAAAACCCAATCTTAAACTCGAAGCTGGCTACATGAACCATTTTGTACAACCAGCAACCGGCAATAAATCGATGACCCATATTCTACACTTAGCTGTATTCCACAATTTCGCCTTATAA
- a CDS encoding YcxB family protein, producing the protein MHLEFSYNKEEVLHALRYHFLQRGEIKVFKNTLFILLVFTLCGYAYQLVTVGALVGILGMSVVIGLVFWYMLPVSIYNNAATFQDDIRLNYSEKGIVITTRNSDVEKELSWHVFTQVVKAKNFFFLYKGKKDFFLVPTSAFKTELEQREFERLAKNKIN; encoded by the coding sequence ATGCATTTGGAGTTTAGTTACAATAAGGAGGAAGTATTGCATGCATTGCGCTATCATTTCCTGCAGCGAGGAGAAATCAAAGTTTTCAAAAACACGCTTTTTATACTGCTGGTGTTTACTCTTTGTGGGTATGCTTATCAGCTGGTGACGGTTGGTGCCCTGGTAGGGATTCTAGGTATGTCGGTGGTGATTGGATTGGTGTTTTGGTATATGCTGCCGGTGTCGATTTATAATAATGCGGCGACATTTCAGGATGATATCAGGTTGAATTATTCAGAGAAAGGGATTGTGATTACGACGAGGAATAGTGATGTGGAAAAGGAGTTGTCGTGGCATGTGTTTACGCAGGTGGTGAAGGCGAAGAATTTTTTCTTTTTGTATAAGGGGAAGAAGGATTTCTTTTTGGTGCCGACAAGTGCATTTAAGACGGAGTTGGAGCAAAGGGAGTTTGAGCGGTTGGCGAAGAATAAGATTAATTAA
- a CDS encoding geranylgeranylglyceryl/heptaprenylglyceryl phosphate synthase codes for MHNKIYNSFIDRKAKGLKSFAVLIDPDKVTPAGAADLAAKCTAAKVDYIFLGGSLVITSHLDECVQQLKANCDIPVVLFPGSPSQVSRYADALLYLSLISGRNPELLIGQHVISAPAVKKSGLEVISTGYMVVDGGAPTTVSYISNTTPIPADKDDIAMCTAIAGEMLGLKVVYMDAGSGARKPITESMIARVASQVSAPIIVGGGIRDAEKAYLNCKAGADIIVVGNAIEKDASLIKEIADAVHAAPVLR; via the coding sequence ATGCACAATAAAATATACAATTCTTTCATCGACAGGAAAGCAAAGGGACTCAAATCCTTTGCAGTACTGATTGATCCGGATAAGGTAACTCCAGCAGGAGCAGCCGACCTGGCCGCTAAATGTACAGCAGCGAAGGTCGACTATATCTTTCTTGGGGGTAGCCTTGTGATTACCTCTCATCTAGACGAGTGTGTACAACAGTTGAAAGCCAACTGTGATATACCAGTAGTTTTGTTTCCCGGAAGCCCTTCCCAGGTTTCCCGCTATGCAGATGCGCTGTTATATTTATCCTTAATCTCAGGCCGAAATCCGGAATTACTTATTGGTCAGCACGTTATATCGGCACCGGCCGTGAAGAAGAGCGGACTGGAAGTAATTTCCACTGGTTACATGGTCGTAGATGGAGGTGCACCTACAACCGTATCCTACATCAGTAACACTACTCCAATTCCCGCAGACAAAGACGACATTGCCATGTGTACCGCCATCGCTGGCGAAATGCTCGGACTCAAAGTAGTCTATATGGACGCCGGTAGCGGAGCCCGTAAACCTATTACTGAAAGTATGATTGCACGTGTGGCAAGCCAGGTGAGTGCCCCTATCATTGTGGGCGGTGGTATCCGGGATGCTGAAAAAGCCTACCTGAACTGTAAAGCTGGCGCCGACATTATCGTAGTCGGAAATGCTATTGAAAAAGATGCTTCTTTAATCAAGGAAATTGCAGATGCTGTACATGCAGCACCTGTCTTAAGATAA
- a CDS encoding LytR/AlgR family response regulator transcription factor has product MKKALIIDDERLARSELKKLLADHPEIVVVGEAVNAKDGLEKIETLHPDLLFLDIQMPDKTGFDLLAELEKAPQVIFTTAYDEHALKAFEYNALDYLLKPVEPKRLADAIHKLHQQEEKERQAEVGVIRTILSENDQVFVKDGDRCWFVKLQEIRLFESVGNYARVYFETNKPLILKSLNALEERLDERTFFRANRKHIVNLRMIEKIDTYFNGGLLLEMRGGEKIEVSRRQAVKFKEMMSL; this is encoded by the coding sequence ATGAAAAAAGCTTTAATTATTGATGATGAAAGACTGGCCAGAAGTGAGCTCAAAAAGCTGCTGGCAGACCATCCGGAGATTGTGGTGGTAGGAGAAGCGGTGAATGCAAAAGATGGTTTGGAAAAGATCGAAACCCTGCATCCGGACCTCCTGTTCCTGGATATCCAGATGCCTGACAAAACTGGTTTTGACTTACTGGCTGAGTTGGAGAAAGCTCCTCAGGTTATTTTCACCACAGCATACGACGAACACGCGCTGAAAGCATTTGAGTATAATGCCCTGGATTACCTGCTAAAGCCGGTAGAACCCAAAAGGCTGGCCGATGCCATACACAAACTGCATCAGCAGGAAGAAAAGGAAAGACAGGCGGAAGTGGGCGTGATCAGAACTATTCTATCAGAAAACGACCAGGTATTTGTAAAAGATGGAGATCGTTGCTGGTTTGTGAAGTTGCAGGAAATCCGTCTCTTTGAGAGTGTGGGCAACTATGCACGGGTGTACTTTGAAACCAATAAACCATTGATCCTGAAGTCATTGAATGCGCTGGAAGAGCGGCTGGACGAAAGGACATTTTTCCGTGCAAACCGTAAGCACATTGTGAACCTGCGGATGATCGAAAAGATAGATACTTACTTCAACGGTGGTTTATTGCTGGAAATGCGTGGAGGGGAAAAGATAGAGGTGAGCAGAAGGCAGGCCGTGAAATTCAAGGAGATGATGAGTCTCTAA
- a CDS encoding sensor histidine kinase produces the protein MFKRISKYWWCQIAGWAAYFVVNIFFAYSYQGSIDRSYTINLLLIIFFGLVATHLLRSILKRINWFQYSFESQMLLFFGLTVGAGVIIYVGNIAVGNLFRDLGQQRAFTDLKTVNFLLPIFLITAIWWLIYFVWHYIDRSRNTQVDKLKLESTVKELELKTIKSQLNPHFIFNALNSIRALVDENPQRARTAITELSNILRSSMQVEKAETVSLENELSIVKDYLALETIRFEERLKVEYNIDPETLELPIPPMMLQTLVENAIKHGISRIITGGTVLIASHVKNMQHEITIENTGQLSASGPGFGFGIQSTRQRLSMLFGSRASFNIYNKDGQMVEVKVVMPLV, from the coding sequence ATGTTTAAACGAATATCAAAATATTGGTGGTGTCAGATAGCTGGATGGGCTGCGTATTTTGTCGTGAATATATTCTTCGCCTATTCTTACCAGGGAAGTATAGACCGGTCCTACACTATCAACCTGCTGCTCATTATATTTTTTGGTCTGGTGGCCACCCATTTACTCCGGAGTATTCTGAAGCGTATCAACTGGTTCCAATATAGTTTTGAGAGCCAGATGTTGTTATTTTTTGGATTGACGGTAGGTGCCGGGGTTATCATCTATGTGGGTAATATTGCCGTTGGCAATTTATTCCGGGATCTGGGCCAGCAGCGGGCATTTACAGATCTAAAAACGGTGAATTTCCTCTTACCGATCTTTTTGATCACGGCTATCTGGTGGCTCATTTATTTTGTGTGGCACTATATAGACCGGAGCAGAAATACCCAGGTAGATAAGTTGAAGCTGGAAAGTACGGTGAAGGAGCTGGAATTGAAAACCATCAAATCACAGTTGAATCCACATTTTATCTTCAACGCGCTCAACAGTATCAGGGCACTGGTAGATGAAAATCCACAAAGGGCCAGAACAGCCATCACAGAGCTGTCGAACATACTTCGGAGCTCCATGCAGGTGGAAAAAGCGGAGACCGTGAGCCTGGAAAATGAGTTGAGTATCGTGAAAGATTACCTGGCACTGGAAACCATCCGGTTTGAAGAAAGATTGAAAGTGGAGTATAATATCGATCCGGAAACCCTGGAACTGCCTATACCGCCTATGATGTTGCAAACGTTGGTGGAAAATGCGATCAAACATGGGATTTCCAGGATTATCACGGGGGGAACGGTGCTGATTGCGTCTCATGTAAAAAATATGCAGCATGAGATAACGATTGAGAACACAGGGCAACTGTCTGCTTCAGGTCCGGGATTCGGATTTGGGATACAAAGTACGAGACAAAGGTTGAGTATGCTGTTTGGCAGCAGGGCGTCTTTCAATATTTATAACAAGGATGGACAGATGGTAGAGGTAAAGGTGGTAATGCCATTGGTATAA
- the dxs gene encoding 1-deoxy-D-xylulose-5-phosphate synthase: MFIKILHPTDMNITPGPLLGNIQTPADLRKLSKEQLHEVSEELRQFIIDVVSVHGGHFAASLGVVELSVALHYVFNTPYDQLVWDVGHQAYGHKILTGRRDVFFTNRKYHGISGFPKRDESPYDTFGVGHSSTSLSAALGMAIASKFKGETDRQHIAVIGDGAMTAGMAFEALNHAGVANANVLFILNDNCMSIDPNVGALKEYLTDITTSPTYNKFRDDIWNLLGKLPVGKRFTRDMASKLEAGVKGVVSGSSNLFESLKLRYFGPIDGHNIIKLVDTLQDLKDIPGPKLLHIVTTKGKGYALAEKDQTTWHAPGLFDKITGEIFKKVPDKPQPPKYQDVFGHTIIELAEQNNTIMGITPAMPSGSSLKYMMEKMPDRAFDVGICEQHAVTLSAGLATQGMRVFCTIYSSFFQRAYDQALHDVAIQKLPVVFCLDRAGLVGEDGPTHHGVYDIAYMRCVPNVVISSPMNEEELRNLMYTSQLSTQQLPFVIRYPRGQGVMPEWRQPFKEIKVGTGRKLRSGKDVAILSLGPVGNFVTEACKNLLADDLQPAHYDMRFVKPLDEEMLHEIFSQYDKVITVEDHAISGGFGSAVLEFMVDHGYTAKVKRLGIPDRIIEHGKPEELHRECGFDAAGIAAAAREMLKDKITVTAG; the protein is encoded by the coding sequence TTGTTTATTAAAATCCTGCATCCAACAGATATGAATATTACGCCGGGCCCATTGCTGGGCAACATCCAAACCCCTGCTGATTTGCGGAAGCTGAGTAAAGAACAACTGCATGAGGTAAGTGAAGAACTCCGCCAATTCATTATTGACGTGGTAAGCGTGCATGGTGGCCACTTTGCGGCCAGCCTGGGCGTTGTAGAACTTTCTGTAGCCCTGCACTATGTATTCAATACACCCTACGATCAGCTGGTATGGGATGTAGGTCATCAGGCATATGGACACAAAATCCTTACCGGCAGAAGGGATGTGTTCTTTACCAACCGAAAATACCACGGTATCAGTGGTTTCCCAAAAAGAGATGAAAGCCCCTACGACACCTTTGGCGTGGGTCACTCCTCTACTTCCCTTTCCGCAGCCCTGGGTATGGCCATCGCTTCCAAGTTCAAAGGAGAAACCGACCGCCAGCATATTGCTGTGATCGGTGATGGCGCTATGACCGCTGGTATGGCCTTCGAAGCCCTCAACCACGCCGGCGTGGCCAATGCCAACGTGCTCTTTATCCTCAACGATAACTGCATGTCCATTGACCCGAACGTGGGCGCACTCAAAGAATACCTGACCGACATTACCACTTCGCCTACCTACAACAAGTTCCGCGACGACATCTGGAACCTGCTGGGCAAACTCCCCGTAGGCAAGCGCTTTACCCGCGATATGGCTTCTAAACTGGAAGCAGGTGTCAAAGGCGTGGTATCCGGCTCCAGTAACCTCTTTGAATCCCTGAAACTCCGTTACTTCGGTCCCATCGACGGGCATAATATCATCAAACTGGTGGATACCCTGCAGGACCTGAAAGATATTCCCGGCCCAAAACTGCTCCATATCGTTACCACCAAGGGTAAAGGGTATGCACTGGCAGAAAAAGACCAGACTACCTGGCACGCTCCAGGCCTGTTTGACAAAATCACAGGCGAAATCTTCAAAAAAGTACCTGATAAGCCTCAACCTCCTAAATACCAGGATGTGTTTGGGCATACTATCATAGAACTCGCCGAACAGAATAATACCATCATGGGTATTACCCCTGCCATGCCTTCCGGCTCCTCCCTCAAATACATGATGGAAAAGATGCCGGATCGCGCCTTTGACGTAGGTATCTGTGAGCAACATGCCGTTACCCTCTCCGCCGGTCTGGCTACGCAGGGTATGCGGGTGTTCTGTACCATCTACTCTTCCTTCTTCCAGCGTGCTTACGACCAGGCATTGCATGACGTAGCCATCCAGAAACTACCTGTAGTATTCTGCCTGGACCGCGCAGGTCTGGTAGGTGAAGATGGGCCTACCCACCATGGTGTTTACGACATTGCTTATATGCGTTGTGTTCCTAATGTGGTGATCAGCTCTCCAATGAATGAAGAGGAACTGCGTAACCTGATGTACACTTCCCAACTGTCTACACAGCAACTGCCTTTCGTGATCCGCTATCCGAGAGGACAGGGTGTGATGCCAGAGTGGCGCCAGCCTTTCAAGGAAATTAAAGTAGGTACCGGCCGCAAACTGCGGAGCGGTAAAGATGTAGCGATCCTTTCCCTGGGTCCTGTAGGTAACTTCGTAACTGAAGCCTGCAAAAACCTGTTGGCAGATGATCTGCAACCCGCTCATTACGATATGCGCTTTGTGAAGCCGCTCGACGAAGAGATGCTGCATGAAATATTCAGTCAGTACGATAAAGTGATCACTGTAGAAGACCATGCGATCAGCGGTGGTTTTGGTAGTGCTGTACTGGAATTCATGGTAGATCATGGGTATACAGCGAAAGTAAAACGCCTGGGTATTCCTGATAGGATCATTGAGCATGGTAAGCCTGAAGAGCTGCACCGTGAGTGTGGTTTTGATGCGGCAGGTATTGCAGCGGCAGCAAGAGAAATGCTGAAAGACAAGATAACAGTAACAGCTGGGTAA
- a CDS encoding iron-sulfur cluster-binding domain-containing protein yields MYLQLQIIAIIKETADTFTYRLQPVNGETVNYEAGQFLTILIELHGVEYRRSYSFSSAPGIDKDLAVTIRRRENGEISRHILDHWKVGDIITTLQPAGRFMLDEVPEGPFDIFLLGAGSGITPLFSLLKYMLHHHTNAHIKLVYSSPTQEHTIFHKQLQSLQSQYSEQLHIIYLFSAEGIVRRLSNGLLETTVKEQLKYAATLAQFFVCGPPEYMRMALLTLTFMGYSAHQLHKENFIVDTAPKLARIGTPTDTTIKTVLIKKGGESYELKIPGNKNILSEALAQGITLPYSCKGGVCGSCTARCTQGTIWMALNEVLTDKEMAQGYLLTCTGYAVSETVIIEV; encoded by the coding sequence ATGTATTTACAGCTTCAGATCATAGCGATCATAAAAGAAACAGCCGACACCTTCACCTACAGGTTACAGCCCGTGAATGGAGAAACTGTCAACTATGAGGCAGGACAGTTCCTGACCATTCTTATCGAATTGCATGGTGTAGAATATCGTCGTTCTTACTCCTTCAGTTCTGCACCGGGGATTGACAAAGACCTTGCTGTTACAATACGACGCAGGGAGAATGGAGAGATCTCCCGCCACATCCTTGATCACTGGAAAGTGGGAGACATCATTACGACCCTGCAACCTGCTGGTCGGTTCATGCTGGATGAAGTACCTGAAGGCCCTTTCGATATATTTTTGTTAGGTGCCGGCAGTGGCATTACACCTCTCTTTTCCCTGCTGAAATATATGCTGCATCATCATACAAATGCACATATCAAACTCGTTTATAGCAGCCCCACACAAGAGCACACGATCTTTCATAAACAATTACAATCATTACAGTCGCAATACAGTGAACAATTGCACATCATTTACCTTTTCAGTGCCGAAGGCATCGTTCGCAGACTGAGCAATGGCCTGCTGGAAACAACGGTAAAAGAGCAATTAAAATATGCGGCCACACTTGCACAATTCTTTGTGTGCGGACCACCAGAATACATGCGTATGGCGCTACTCACCCTTACCTTTATGGGGTATAGTGCACATCAACTACACAAAGAAAACTTTATAGTAGACACTGCACCTAAGCTGGCGCGTATAGGTACGCCAACAGATACTACTATCAAAACAGTTTTGATCAAAAAAGGCGGTGAAAGCTATGAGCTAAAAATACCGGGCAATAAGAATATATTGTCCGAGGCATTGGCTCAGGGCATTACTTTGCCATATAGCTGCAAAGGAGGAGTTTGTGGCTCCTGCACAGCCCGTTGTACGCAGGGAACAATATGGATGGCATTGAATGAAGTGCTCACCGATAAAGAGATGGCACAGGGCTACCTGCTTACCTGCACAGGTTATGCAGTAAGTGAGACTGTCATCATTGAAGTCTGA
- a CDS encoding Dps family protein: MSTAVTNIGLEKKTSKELAEKLNHLLAAYQVFYMNVRGFHWNIRGDKFFTLYIKFEELYTDSLTKIDEIAERILTLGFTPTHAFSDYIADSHIHEIKNEGKDTACVQHVLSGLQTIIEIEREVSSLSAEVGDDGTNDLITTYIREQEKIIWMYNAYLR, encoded by the coding sequence ATGAGTACCGCAGTAACCAATATCGGACTAGAGAAAAAAACCTCAAAAGAACTAGCAGAAAAACTCAATCACCTGCTAGCCGCCTACCAGGTTTTTTACATGAACGTACGCGGCTTTCACTGGAATATACGCGGCGACAAATTCTTCACACTTTATATAAAATTTGAAGAACTATATACCGATTCATTAACCAAAATAGATGAGATCGCAGAACGTATTTTAACCCTGGGCTTCACCCCTACCCACGCCTTCTCGGATTACATTGCCGACTCTCACATTCACGAAATAAAAAACGAAGGCAAGGACACCGCCTGTGTACAACACGTACTTTCCGGCCTCCAAACCATCATTGAAATAGAACGTGAAGTCTCTTCCCTCAGCGCCGAAGTAGGTGACGATGGTACCAATGACCTCATTACTACCTACATCCGCGAACAGGAAAAAATAATCTGGATGTACAACGCATACTTGCGCTAA
- a CDS encoding OsmC family protein: MKRNASANWQGTGKDGKGTVTTQSAVLSSTPYSYKSRFEDGNGTNPEELIAAAHAGCFTMKLSFLISGAGFTPENLDTKATVTLENGAVTGSHLELKATVPGLDAAKFAELAEEARTNCPISKLLNTEITLDASLA, translated from the coding sequence ATGAAGAGAAATGCTTCTGCTAACTGGCAAGGTACAGGAAAAGACGGGAAAGGAACAGTTACTACACAATCTGCTGTACTGAGCAGTACCCCTTATTCTTATAAGAGCCGTTTCGAAGATGGGAATGGTACTAACCCTGAAGAACTGATTGCGGCTGCGCATGCGGGCTGTTTTACAATGAAATTGAGTTTCCTGATTTCAGGTGCGGGTTTTACGCCTGAGAACCTGGATACGAAGGCGACGGTGACGTTGGAGAATGGTGCGGTGACTGGTAGTCATCTTGAGTTGAAGGCGACGGTGCCGGGGTTGGATGCCGCGAAGTTTGCGGAGTTGGCTGAGGAGGCGAGAACGAATTGCCCGATTTCGAAGTTGTTGAATACGGAGATTACGCTGGATGCAAGTTTGGCGTAA
- a CDS encoding YceI family protein — protein MAIWKIDQSHSDVEFKIKHLMITNVTGYFTQYDATVESGSDDFSDAKISFEAEVAGITTKNEQRDQHLQAEDFFHAAQFPKLTFVSTGIQKVDDENYKVTGDLTMRGVTKPVELAVEFSGIVKDPYGQTKAGFEVKGKIARKEYGITFNGPTDNGGLLLGEEVKLLASVQLVKQA, from the coding sequence ATGGCAATCTGGAAAATTGATCAATCTCACAGTGATGTAGAATTCAAGATTAAGCATCTGATGATCACTAACGTAACTGGTTATTTTACTCAATACGATGCTACTGTAGAAAGCGGCAGCGATGATTTCAGCGATGCTAAGATCTCTTTCGAAGCTGAAGTTGCTGGCATCACTACTAAGAATGAGCAACGTGACCAGCACCTGCAGGCAGAAGATTTCTTCCATGCAGCACAATTCCCTAAACTGACTTTCGTATCTACTGGCATTCAGAAAGTAGACGACGAGAACTATAAAGTAACTGGTGACCTGACTATGCGTGGTGTGACCAAACCAGTAGAACTGGCAGTAGAATTCAGCGGTATCGTTAAGGATCCATATGGACAGACTAAGGCAGGTTTTGAAGTAAAAGGTAAGATCGCAAGAAAAGAGTATGGTATTACATTCAATGGTCCTACCGACAACGGTGGTCTGTTGCTGGGGGAAGAAGTGAAACTGCTGGCGAGTGTGCAGTTGGTTAAACAAGCCTAA
- a CDS encoding helix-turn-helix domain-containing protein → MSDKKEHIEIVSLPAYAQADSNFVASSLCELKESFFATNGKPHRHDFYTIYWIKQGHIEPTIDAMTYEVNKNTLYFLAPGQVHTMTFSEKVEGYMIAFQDAFMCLKDQAASLMGINSSLFFNNQFSTVITLQPEQERDFEMLVQLMKKEVTDQEPGFDTALHGLLRYFLVLASRIKGSSMIATPDQHASHNSSLFLQFKNLIEDKYTTLKNVSDYAGLMHVKPVLLNEISKQQSGITAGEHIRNRVILEAQRYLYNTDLSAKEIAYRLGFEDPHYFSRFFKKYTGQTPSEFKETGKLAI, encoded by the coding sequence ATGAGTGACAAAAAAGAACATATCGAGATCGTTTCATTACCAGCTTATGCGCAGGCGGACAGCAATTTTGTTGCATCCAGTCTCTGTGAGCTGAAAGAGAGTTTTTTTGCCACCAATGGGAAACCTCATCGTCATGACTTCTATACGATCTATTGGATCAAGCAGGGACACATTGAGCCTACCATTGATGCAATGACGTACGAAGTAAATAAGAATACCCTTTATTTCCTGGCCCCCGGCCAGGTACATACCATGACCTTTAGCGAAAAGGTAGAAGGTTATATGATCGCTTTCCAGGACGCGTTCATGTGCCTGAAAGATCAGGCTGCTTCGCTAATGGGTATCAATTCCTCCCTTTTCTTCAACAACCAGTTCAGCACAGTGATCACCCTGCAGCCAGAGCAGGAAAGGGATTTTGAGATGTTGGTACAGCTCATGAAGAAGGAGGTGACGGACCAGGAGCCGGGTTTTGATACAGCTTTGCATGGATTGCTGCGCTACTTTTTGGTACTGGCCTCCCGTATTAAAGGGAGTAGTATGATCGCTACCCCGGATCAGCATGCTTCGCACAACAGCTCCTTATTTTTACAGTTTAAGAACCTCATCGAAGATAAATATACCACCCTGAAGAATGTGTCTGACTATGCAGGTCTGATGCATGTGAAACCCGTATTGCTGAATGAGATCAGCAAGCAGCAGTCTGGTATTACGGCAGGTGAGCATATCCGTAACCGGGTTATCCTGGAAGCGCAGCGTTATTTATATAATACTGATTTGTCAGCAAAAGAGATTGCATACAGGTTAGGTTTTGAAGACCCTCATTACTTTAGCCGCTTTTTTAAAAAATATACCGGTCAAACTCCTTCTGAATTCAAAGAGACTGGAAAACTCGCAATTTGA